The following proteins are co-located in the Pontiella agarivorans genome:
- the rpmH gene encoding 50S ribosomal protein L34 — translation MKRTYNPSKIKRARKCGFRKRMSTADGRAILKRRRQKGRKRLTAV, via the coding sequence ATGAAACGTACATACAACCCATCTAAAATCAAGCGCGCCCGTAAGTGCGGCTTCCGCAAACGGATGTCCACTGCAGATGGACGCGCGATCCTGAAGCGCCGCCGCCAGAAAGGCCGCAAGCGCCTCACCGCCGTTTAA
- the rph gene encoding ribonuclease PH: protein MKKEINLSGGIDLDAVVETSGKRIDGRAADELRSVKFTKDYITSAKGSVLIEMGNTRVICTASVDENVPGWMRYQKVPGGWVTAEYSMLPGATQDRTQREATKGKIGGRTMEIQRLIGRSLRAVVNLKKLGRRQIYLDCDVIQADGGTRTASITGAYVALKLAIQRLMKDGLLKEDPVSEGLAAISCGIHKEQPILDLCYLEDSAAEVDANFVMTESGKIIEIQGTAEEAPFSKDELLQMMTLAEKGIAELTALQKEVLN, encoded by the coding sequence ATGAAAAAAGAAATCAATTTAAGCGGGGGCATCGATCTCGATGCTGTGGTTGAAACATCGGGAAAACGGATTGACGGGCGCGCGGCCGACGAGCTGCGCAGCGTGAAATTCACGAAGGATTATATTACATCGGCCAAGGGATCGGTGTTGATTGAAATGGGGAATACCCGGGTGATCTGCACGGCGAGTGTCGATGAAAATGTGCCGGGCTGGATGCGTTATCAGAAAGTTCCGGGGGGCTGGGTGACGGCGGAGTACAGTATGCTTCCGGGGGCCACGCAGGATCGGACACAGCGGGAAGCGACCAAGGGAAAAATCGGCGGACGCACCATGGAGATTCAGCGTTTGATCGGTCGTTCGCTGCGGGCGGTGGTGAATCTGAAAAAGCTGGGCCGCCGGCAGATTTATCTCGATTGTGATGTGATTCAGGCCGACGGCGGAACGCGCACGGCGTCCATTACCGGAGCATACGTTGCGCTCAAACTGGCGATTCAGCGGCTGATGAAAGACGGCCTGCTGAAAGAGGACCCGGTTTCGGAAGGGCTGGCAGCCATCAGTTGCGGCATCCACAAGGAACAGCCGATTCTGGATTTGTGCTATCTGGAAGATTCCGCCGCCGAGGTGGATGCCAACTTTGTGATGACCGAATCGGGGAAGATTATTGAAATTCAGGGGACGGCCGAGGAGGCACCGTTCAGTAAAGATGAACTGCTGCAGATGATGACGCTCGCGGAAAAAGGGATTGCCGAATTGACCGCCCTGCAGAAAGAGGTGCTGAACTGA